A DNA window from Gigantopelta aegis isolate Gae_Host chromosome 4, Gae_host_genome, whole genome shotgun sequence contains the following coding sequences:
- the LOC121372419 gene encoding myophilin-like — protein MSGQSYRATKSGFAAEAQSKILKKYDPDLAKDVLEWINKVLRHGGHDQLVDASTGEMHHFAQQLHDGVVIARVANVIAPGSIPANKLKSAPTMSFKQMELIGLAIDGFKKFGVPDHEMFATVDLYESQNLNQVVCALSSCGRKLSGPLHFGPKESEANVRNFSEEQLKAGQNVIGLQMGTNKGASQAGMNMGNMRHIVD, from the exons ATTCTGAAGAAGTACGACCCTGACCTTGCCAAGGACGTCCTGGAGTGGATCAACAAGGTTCTGCGTCACGGCGGCCACGACCAGCTGGTGGACGCCTCCACGGGCGAGATGCACCACTTCGCCCAGCAACTCCACGACGGCGTCGTCATCGCCAG GGTAGCCAATGTGATAGCCCCCGGGTCGATCCCGGCTAACAAGCTGAAGTCGGCGCCCACCATGTCCTTCAAGCAGATGGAGCTGATCGGGCTCGCGATCGATGGCTTCAAGAAGTTTGGCGTGCCTGATCATGAGATGTTCGCCACAGTCGACCTGTACGAGAGCCAGAACTTGAACCAGGTCGTGTGCGCCCTGTCGTCCTGTGGACGCAAA ttgaGTGGGCCCTTGCATTTTGGTCCCAAAGAATCAGAAGCGAACGTAAGGAATTTCAGTGAAGAGCAGCTAAAGGCTGGTCAAAACGTGATTGGCCTTCAGATGGGAACAAACAAAGGCGCCTCACAAGCTGGTATGAACATGGGAAACATGAGGCATATCGTTGACTGA